A single Vibrio sp. YMD68 DNA region contains:
- a CDS encoding N-acetylglucosamine kinase, whose amino-acid sequence MTLFYVGIDGGGTSCRARIRTHSGQFVGEAKSGSANILLGVDVAMSSIMHAIEAAAHQGGLTDADYQSMHVGLALAGAEQKSAWQSFMALEHPFASITLNTDAYGACVGAHNGQDGAIMIGGTGSCGILLKDGQQHVVGGREFPISDQGGGAVMGLRLIQQVLLTQDGIRPDTALSQHVMSHFNNDVDQIVEWSKTAIPKDYGQFSPVIFQLANEGDELAIEMLRQTANDIEMFLIALNKKGANQICLMGSIAQRIVAWLSPPVQQWIVEPQFDAIEGALMFAGNTKHNLY is encoded by the coding sequence GTACGTCATGTCGTGCACGTATTCGCACTCATAGTGGCCAGTTTGTCGGCGAGGCAAAAAGTGGCAGTGCCAATATCCTGTTAGGGGTTGATGTCGCGATGTCGTCTATTATGCATGCCATTGAAGCTGCGGCTCATCAAGGTGGGCTAACTGACGCCGACTACCAATCCATGCATGTCGGCTTAGCCCTTGCTGGTGCAGAACAAAAATCGGCTTGGCAGAGCTTCATGGCACTGGAACACCCATTTGCCAGCATCACATTAAACACCGATGCGTACGGAGCTTGCGTCGGTGCTCATAATGGTCAAGACGGTGCAATCATGATTGGTGGCACGGGTTCTTGTGGCATTTTGTTAAAAGATGGCCAGCAACATGTGGTTGGAGGTCGAGAGTTTCCCATTTCAGATCAAGGGGGAGGCGCAGTGATGGGTTTAAGGCTCATTCAACAAGTGCTTTTGACTCAAGATGGCATTCGCCCTGATACCGCCCTATCTCAACATGTTATGTCGCATTTTAATAACGACGTAGACCAAATTGTTGAATGGTCAAAGACCGCAATTCCAAAGGATTACGGTCAGTTTTCACCGGTTATTTTCCAGCTAGCAAACGAAGGCGATGAACTTGCCATCGAGATGCTCAGACAAACAGCCAACGATATAGAAATGTTCTTAATCGCGCTGAACAAAAAGGGAGCAAATCAAATTTGCCTAATGGGAAGCATCGCACAGCGTATCGTTGCATGGTTGTCCCCCCCTGTTCAGCAGTGGATCGTTGAGCCACAGTTTGATGCCATCGAAGGGGCGTTAATGTTTGCTGGCAATACTAAGCACAACCTGTACTGA